In the Rattus rattus isolate New Zealand chromosome 18, Rrattus_CSIRO_v1, whole genome shotgun sequence genome, one interval contains:
- the Col6a1 gene encoding collagen alpha-1(VI) chain has product MVTRRPAGNMRLAHTLLPLLLQACWVATQDIQGSRAIAFQDCPVDLFFVLDTSESVALRLKPYGALVDKVKSFTKRFIDNLRDRYYRCDRNLVWNAGALHYSDEVEIIRGLMRMPSGRDELKASIDAVKYFGKGTYTDCAIKKGLEELLIGGSHLKENKYLIVVTDGHPLEGYKEPCGGLEDAVNEAKHLGIKVFSVAITPDHLEPRLSIIATDHTYRRNFTAADWGHSRDAEETISQTIDTIVDMIKNNVEQVCCTFECQAARGPPGPRGDPGYEGERGKPGLPGEKGEAGDPGRPGDLGPVGYQGMKGEKGSRGEKGSRGPKGYKGEKGKRGIDGVDGMKGETGYPGLPGCKGSPGFDGIQGPPGPKGDAGAFGLKGEKGEAGAEGEAGRPGNSGPPGDEGEPGEPGPPGEKGEAGDEGNAGPDGAPGERGGPGERGPRGTPGVRGPRGDPGEAGPQGDQGREGPVGIPGDPGESGPIGPKGYRGDEGPPGPEGLRGAPGPVGPPGDPGLMGERGEDGPPGNGTEGFPGFPGYPGNRGPPGVNGTKGYPGLKGDEGEAGDPGEDNNDVSPRGVKGAKGYRGPEGPQGPPGHVGPPGPDECEILDIIMKMCSCCECTCGPIDILFVLDSSESIGLQNFEIAKDFIIKVIDRLSKDELVKFEPGQSHAGVVQYSHNQMQEHVDMRSPNVRNAQDFKEAVKKLQWMAGGTFTGEALQYTRDRLLPPTQNNRIALVITDGRSDTQRDTTPLSVLCGSDIQVVSVGIKDVFGFVAGSDQLNVISCQGLSQSRPGISLVKENYAELLDDGFLKNITAQICIDKKCPDYTCPITFSSPTDITILLDSSASVGSHNFETTKVFAKRLAERFLSAGREDPTQVVRVAVVQYSGQGQQQPGRASLQFQQNYTVLASSVDSMDFINDATDVNDALSYVTRFYRENSPGATKKRVLLFSDGNSQGATAEAIEKAVQEAQRGGIEIFVVVVGPQVNEPHIRVLVTGKTAEYDVAFGERHLFRVPNYQALLRGVLYQTVSRKVALG; this is encoded by the exons ATGGTGACTCGAAGGCCAGCCGGAAACATGAGGCTGGCCCACACTCTGCTGCCCCTGCTGTTACAGGCTTGCTGGGTGGCCACACAGGACATCCAGGGCTCTAGAGCGATTGCTTTCCAAG ACTGCCCTGTGGATCTGTTCTTCGTGCTGGACACCTCGGAGAGTGTGGCCTTGAGGCTGAAACCTTATGGGGCCCTGGTGGACAAGGTGAAATCCTTCACCAAGCGTTTCATCGACAACCTGAGAGACAG GTACTACCGATGTGACCGCAACCTGGTTTGGAACGCGGGCGCGCTGCACTACAGTGACGAGGTGGAGATCATCAGAGGGCTCATGCGCATGCCCAGTGGCCGCGACGAGCTCAAAGCCAGCATAGATGCGGTCAAGTACTTCGGGAAAGGCACCTACACCGACTGTGCCATTAAgaaggggctggaggagctgctcATAGG GGGCTCCCACCTGAAAGAGAACAAGTACTTGATCGTGGTGACTGACGGGCATCCCCTCGAGGGCTACAAGGAACCATGTGGGGGTCTGGAAGATGCAGTGAACGAGGCCAAACACTTGGGCATCAAGGTCTTTTCTGTGGCCATCACACCTGATCACCTG GAGCCACGTCTAAGCATCATTGCCACAGACCACACGTACCGGCGCAATTTCACGGCTGCTGACTGGGGGCATAGCCGCGATGCCGAAGAGACCATCAGCCAGACCATTGACACCATCGTGGACATGATT aaaaataatgtgGAGCAAGTG TGTTGTACTTTTGAGTGCCAG GCCGCCAGAGGACCTCCAGGGCCCCGGGGCGACCCTGGGTATGAG gggGAACGAGGAAAGCCAGGTCTTCccggagagaagggagaagctggagaccct GGACGACCTGGGGATCTTGGACCAGTCGGGTACCAGGGTATGAAG ggagaaaagggaagccGTGGAGAGAAG GGTTCCAGAGGCCCGAAAGGCTACAAG GGCGAGAAAGGCAAGCGCGGCATCGATGGGGTGGACGGCATGAAG GGGGAGACGGGATACCCAGGACTACCAGGCTGCAAGGGTTCGCCAGGATTTGAT GGCATTCAAGGACCTCCGGGTCCTAAGGGCGATGCTGGTGCCTTCGGGctgaaaggagaaaag GGTGAAGCTGGAGCAGAAGGTGAGGCTGGGAGACCTGGGAACTCAGGGCCACCCGGAGATGAG GGTGAACCGGGAGAACCTGGTCCCCCCGGAGAAAAAGGAGAGGCCGGTGATGAG GGAAATGCTGGCCCAGATGGTGCCCCTGGAGAGAGG GGCGGCCCTGGTGAAAGAGGACCTCGGGGGACCCCTGGTGTGAGGGGCCCAAGGGGAGACCCG GGTGAAGCTGGACCACAAGGTGACCAAGGAAGAGAGGGGCCTGTTGGCATCCCCGGAGATCCG GGTGAGAGTGGCCCCATCGGACCTAAAGGATACCGAGGTGATGAGGGTCCTCCAGGCCCTGAG GGTCTCAGAGGAGCCCCAGGACCTGTTGGACCCCCCGGGGACCCAGGCCTGATGGGTGAAAGG GGTGAAGATGGACCACCAGGAAATGGCACGGAAGGCTTCCCCGGCTTCCCT GGGTACCCAGGCAACAGAGGCCCTCCTGGGGTAAAC GGCACGAAGGGCTACCCTGGCCTCAAGGGGGATGAGGGTGAAGCCGGAGACCCAGGAGAGGAT AACAATGACGTTTCACCCCGTGGAGTCAAAGGGGCAAAGGGATACCGGGGCCCCGAGGGACCCCAG GGGCCTCCAGGACACGTGGGACCACCTGGGCCAGAT GAGTGTGAGATTCTGGATATCATCATGAAAATGTGCT cctgCTGTG AGTGCACGTGTGGTCCCATCGATATTCTCTTCGTGCTGGATAGCTCGGAGAGCATTGGCCTACAGAACTTCGAGATTGCCAAGGACTTCATCATCAAAGTCATTGACCGGCTGAGCAAGGACGAGCTAGTCAAA TTTGAGCCAGGGCAGTCCCACGCAGGCGTGGTGCAGTACAGCCACAACCAGATGCAAGAACACGTGGACATGCGGAGCCCCAACGTCCGCAACGCCCAGGACTTCAAAGA AGCCGTCAAGAAGCTGCAGTGGATGGCTGGCGGCACATTCACCGGAGAAGCGCTGCAGTACACCCGGGACCGGCTCCTCCCACCCACGCAGAACAACCGAATTGCTCTGGTCATCACAGACGGACGCTCTGACACTCAGCGGGACACTACACCCCTCAGTGTGCTCTGCGGCTCAGACATTCAG GTAGTTTCTGTGGGCATCAAGGATGTGTTTGGCTTTGTCGCGGGCTCCGACCAGCTCAACGTCATTTCCTGCCAAGGCTTATCACAAAGCCGGCCGGGTATCTCCCTGGTGAAGGAGAACTATGCAGAACTTCTAGATGACGGCTTTCTGAAGAACATAACAGCCCAGATCTGTATAG ATAAGAAGTGTCCAGATTATACCTGTCCAA TCACATTCTCCTCCCCGACCGACATCACCATTCTGCTAGACAGCTCGGCCAGTGTCGGCAGCCACAACTTCGAAACCACCAAGGTCTTCGCCAAGCGCCTAGCCGAGcggttcctgtcagcaggcaGGGAAGATCCCACCCAGGTCGTGCGGGTGGCCGTGGTACAGTATAGTGGCCAAGGCCAGCAACAGCCAGGTCGAGCGTCTCTTCAGTTCCAGCAGAACTACACGGTACTGGCCAGCTCTGTGGACAGCATGGATTTCATCAACGACGCCACCGATGTCAACGACGCTCTGAGCTATGTAACTCGTTTCTACCGGGAAAACTCCCCAGGTGCTACCAAGAAGAGAGTGCTGTTGTTCTCAGATGGTAACTCACAGGGGGCCACAGCAGAGGCCATTGAGAAGGCTGTGCAGGAGGCCCAGCGTGGGGGCATTGAGatctttgtggtggtggtgggaccCCAGGTGAATGAACCCCACATCCGTGTGCTCGTCACCGGTAAGACCGCCGAGTACGACGTGGCCTTCGGCGAGCGCCACCTATTCCGTGTACCGAACTACCAGGCCCTACTACGTGGTGTCCTCTACCAGACAGTCTCCAGGAAGGTGGCCCTGGGCTAG